tgttcagatcgagttttggatgacccggaagcgtttcggcgcctatttggaagaatttcattaatttgagttgaagtgcatttcaatgttatcaatatacgtttgggattccgagtctaggaatagctccgtatggtgatttcggtactaggagcgcgtccgaaagtggatttggaggtccgtaggtcatttcggggtcatttggtaaaagttttggagagttttacagggagtggaattttttatatcagggtcggattccgattccgggagttggagtaggtccgtaatgtcgaatgtgacttgtgtgcaaaaattaaggtcaatcgggcgtgatttgatgggtttcggcatcgaatgtaaaagtttgaagttctaaagttcattgagtttgaattggagggtgattcgtagtttcgatattgttggatgtgatttaaagactcgactaagttcgtaatgtgttttgggacgtgttggtataattggttgaggtcccgagggtttCAGGTAgatttcggatggctaacggatcaaatttggaatttgaagaagagttgagggccttgaggcagctgatatctggtgtacccgcacctgcgaggttttgaccGCAGGTGTGGAGGGCGCAGAAGCGACATTAGAGTCGCAAAAGCGGAGCAGGCTGTCCAGgtgaaggaccgcaggtgcggagcttttGGCCGCATCCGCGCAAGCACAGAAGCGGAAAGTGCCTCGTAGAAGCGGAAGCAGGCGCAGAAGcggatcgcaggtgcggctacctgaccgcaggtgcgaaagacggGACTGGGAAGTGTGCGAAAGACGGGGCTGGGCAGTGTGCTCTTTAAAAATGGGGcttggcccatttttctcccattgttttcatttggtttggacgattttggagagcttcaaggggagattttcgtcacctatgtcaaggtaagtaattcccacctattgcaagttaaatatttGGATTATATAcagatttagacatgaaaattgcTACAAATGTAggattttaaagaaaaacctagaaattggtatttttgaattttgaccacgaatctgggcatggaattggaaataaatcatacatttgagttcgtgaggttatgggtaatggttatcttcaaaaAAATTTGGAATCCGAGCAAGTGGGCCTGAGGGTTGTCGACTTTTCGcgcggagttagaaattgttataaattgaattataatgagtagtagagtatatatttatgaatttgctcatttattgactagttttggagcgttgggcatcgacttgagttgattgaatggcttgggagccggttataaaacttcggagtgaggtaagtctcctttataactttgtaagagggaattaaccccataggtgaattgattaaaTATGTCCCTCTATTTGTGGGGGATAcgcacgcacgaggtgacgagagtccgtgcgtagctactagctatgcctatgtccgggtagttttaggtttatatCCTGCCTTGTTGATATTATTATTTGATTTGTGGTTACTGTTTGCCTTGAAAAGAAGCAAGATTGAGGTTTGCGTATTAATCAGAGGCGGATGTAGTATAGTATGtatgggttcaactgaacccataactttctacgcggagtaaaaatttgtatgtaaaaattcatAAAAGTTGTAAAAATTGTAGATAttaacccataactttaaaaatataatgggttcaatgctaaaaatcttaaaatttaacccataggatttaaatcctggatccgcctctggtaTTAATTGTCTTGAGAAGAATTTAAATTGAGGAAATTAAGTTTTCAAAAATTTTTCATTTGGACTTCGTATTTTCGAAAAGAAATTTAGGgatattataataacttaataagtttatatttgaccgcgtcgcatgtatgactcgcgagcggggtaaaagcttcaagtcgaattgtctttattttaaaaagaatcaagaaagagatgctagctgaacttgcggaagatgatgcttcgcctggaagcggtgatgagcaagcttcatttccgccaccaccaacggaaattcctctgaaccttgaaggatttatgaaatttgtaagagataccatgtaaattaatatgtaacttgtattttggcacatcttgattagtttctttttcttctcaatggtggtattagcaccttgttgtgctcattccataagGGGGGAGggggaagactaagaaagatattgtcatgatttttaatgctataataaaaatataacgcattgatttgaatatctctttacaatatttttgttcttttatatcttaagctatacatatagtataatatagtatagtatacatatatatatacatataagcttatatatatactatactatagtctatactatatatacatctcataagatatataaactatattcgatatactatatatacatcttaagatatactatatatactatactacatatacatcttaagatatactatatatactatactatatatacatcttaagatatactatatatactatactacatatacatcttaagatatactatatatacatagtatactagatatatatagtagatatacacgtatatatagtatatcttaagatgtatatatagtatataaatcgaatatagcttatatatagtaagatgtatatatattatagtatagtttagtatacatataagcttttatatatatatatatatatatatatatatatatatatcgaatatagcttatatatcttaagctgtatatatagtatatactatactatactataatatatatacatcttactatatatattatatatatcttaagatgtatactatcgaatatgatttatatactatgtatatatagtacagtgtgtgtgtgtgtgtgtatatatatatatatatatatatatatatatatatatatatatatcttaagatgtatatatagtatataaatcgaatatagcttatatatcttaagatgtatacatagtatagtatagtatatatatatataagcttatatatatttgtatatcgaatatagcttatatatcttaagttgtatatatagtatatactatactatactaaaatatatatatatatcttactatatatatgtatatatagtatataaatcgaatatagcttatatatcttaagatgtatatatagtatagtatagtatatatatatatataagcttatatatatatatatatatatatatatagtatagtgtgtatataactatataactatatatactataatatatatacatagtttataagtcatattcgatagtatacaacttaagatatactatatatacatcttaagatttactatactatactatactatatatatatatatagtatatcttaagatgtatatatagtatattttaagatgtatactatgtatatatagtatataaatcgaatatagcttatatatctttattactatttttttctctaacttctataaaaaaaaattaaaaagagaaagtttctgtgggcccgtttaggcccgtttGGGCTGGAGACCGGCCCACTAAACCCGggcccgttagttcgtggtcccggtcacgagccggttccagcaataagcccgcgaaacccaggaccgtttaggaccggcccacttaggaccggacccGCAAAACCCACTTAGGAGTAGTacaatatacacacacacacgcacacacacacacacacacacacacacacatatatatatatatatatatatatatatatatatatatatatatatttctacatatttataattttcttcaatttttatgcaattttacatgtttataaatatttactgtcattatattattttataaaacataaaaaattaaagacctcggggcttacgcctcgctgagggatatgtaaaacgcctcgccttacgcccacgccttttaaaacacatATTTTGACTGTCCCATAATGAAAGGATATGGGAGTTATAGCAAGAAAATTTTGATCcaaatggaatttaaccaaataTTATCTCCTAAAATACATGCAAAACCATTTCTCGACCTCTTAAAGTTGTCTACATCCTCATTGTTCAACAGAAGTAATTGATGACACACTAGCGCACATAACAGAACACATCTATAAGAGCTTATACGTTTGTTGTTAGACGATACAAAGAACCTTAAACAGTATGATAAAGGCTCCAAAATCTTAAACTCTTAGTCGAAGGTAGGAGAAAAGAAGAAGTGTCATTCCTGCGTGGATGAAGACCTTTTGCGGACTGACATTGAGATCCTCCGACCATTTGCTCAGTTTTCAGCTATAGCTTACTCCATCACCCTTCACAACTTCACCAATACGGTATACAATGCCCGTCTTCTGCCCTTCCCCAAGTATCCGGTCAGCTGCTTCTGGACTAACTACAAGGACCATCCCAATTCCCATATTGAAAGTCCGCATCATCTCAGCATCTTCTATTCTTCCCGCCTTCATTTCAACGACCATATTGCAAAAATTAAAggcaggaaaaaaaaaaagaattgcaGCACATTGATTTCTCAATGATATGGCATGTAATACAAGTGTAACTAATCAGTAATTAGTGGAAGAACATACAAACAAGTGTTAAAGATTCTCACCTTCTGAATCCATTTAAATACAGGAGGAACTGCCCAAGAGTCCTCATAAATAATGGCTCCAAGGCCTTTAGGAAATACTCGAGGGATATTGTCAGTGAAGCCGCCTCCAGTAATGTGGGCTATTCCTTTAACCCCTCCTTTGCTTATAATATCAAGGACCTTCActtccaaatccataaaacacattATTGCATATCCAatataaaaaatgaaattttaTTAATAAAGCAGAAGAGAAGGAAACCAAGATGAAACCTGTTTAACATATATAACAGTTGGGGCTATCAGAGCTTCGCCAAGTGTAATAGTTTCACCAGGAAGCTGGTCTTTCAAAGAAAGGCCACTTTGCTTCAGAACCCTACACAGGAAAAGTACATAAAGTCAAAGGGAaatgaaattataaaaatatttgaaaaataattttacaagGCTAGTACATAATTTGTCTGAAGATTGACTAACCTTCTAACAAGAGAAAAGCCATTTGAATGAACTCCACTAGATGGTAAGCCAATAAGAACATCTCCAACCTTGATGCTTTTCCCATCAATAACTGAATCCTTTTTCACAATGCCCACAGCAAATCCACTGAGATCATACTCGCCTTCGGCATAGAAATCTGGCATCTCTGCAGTCTGAAACACACATCAAATCAGTTGGGTGCAACAATAGAAGATTGTTTCTAATTCCAAAAACATGTTTTACCAAGTCTTAACATACAATGAATAAAAGCATGTCTCTCTCTGTTCTCACTCAACAAATTCAGTTCTTATATACTGGGTCACAGACCCAATTGCTCTGCCAATTCAATAGCGAAAAAACACATCTTCCAGCACACAGTTTTGTGTCATGAAACAAAACCAATATTTGGGACCTTCACGAGTGTGAGAGAGAAGCTATATATGCAGTAGTATACAACATCCCCCCAcctccccccccaaaaaaatagCACAAGACAAGTTTTTATAAGTGATATCCATAATGTGTCAACGACTCTATGTACACATCACCAAAAAAAAATGTAGCACAAATTATTTACTTTATACTGAAATTCCTTTGTTTTGAAAAGGGAAAAAAAGCTCAGTATTTGTCATTCATATCGCGCTTCTGCTGCAGGATACAAGTGATGCAACAATTTTATTACTAGGAGTGACTTTTAGTGAAAAAATGGAGTGACAGGTACCTCTCCCCCTAGAAGAGCACAGTCAGATTGCTGGCAACCATCCACAATACCTTTTATGACCTGCATGCATTCAAGAAGCCAACTCTGTTTTACTGGAAAACGAGACAACATGCCAGTGTGAATAATACTCTAGCAATGTCATGAACTGAGAGATATTTGTGTCTAGACGTACCTTCTCTGCAAGGTCAACATCAAGACGGCTAGTGGCGAAATAATCAAGGAAAAATAAAGGTTTTGCTCCAGAAGTGACAATGTCATTAACACTCATCGCAACCTGGGAAGAAAGGCACCATTAGTTCTTAAATATCTACCAAATACATAAAAAGATGAATCGAACTTACCAGGTCAATCCCAATGGTATCATGAATTCCCGTTTCAAATGCCAACTTAAGCTTTGTCCCCACACCATCAGTACCAGCCACGAGGTATGAATCCCCTGTTCAGTACAAGAGAAAAACCAAAAGAAGAATGTACAAAATTTAAGATCTGCAGCAACATAAAAAAGACAGAACAATAAtgaaagaaatatatatatatactttgacTATTGGCTACACAAGCATGAAAAAGATAGAAAGATATAGATAGATAAAGGGGAACTTTTGAGCAGGAAAAAGCTAAGGATTAGAGGTAGTAAAGTTTCTAGAACTCCATAACCTACAAGTCTTAACAGCTATACTGCATTAATTCAGTTGGACAAACTCTGTTTGTGCTCAGGTTGCACTGCGACTTTATGATACTTGATATCAGCAAAAACAGGTTTGGAATTGATATAACCTACGATTCGGGCTGCTGGCTTTATGACGTTAGATATCAGATTTCCAAACCACTGTTAAATAAACTCTGACTCTCTGAGAAGGAACAGGTTATGTCATTTTATGCTTAAGGGTTCAATTAGATGAGAAATATGGGTGAAAGGAAAAGGACTTGTCCACTTTGCTGGTAGTaaagcaaaaataaaagaaaagtaacACGGTGCTCCTTTGGCAGGTACTACCGCAACAGTGAGTAGTTGCAGACACCGAGAAATTGACATCGGATCCCCGCTGAAGGAGATGAAGGTTGCATACTGAAACAGTGAGTGGTCAAGGATACCTGACCTTACAAAGGAGAAAGTAGCCTAAATTCAAGAACGACTAGTTTCGCAATCCAAATTTGCTATCATTATAATTGTTACACTGGCAGGCCAAGTTACAACCAGCTGAAATTATGTCTTCTTGGTAAAATTACACCACCTTTCTGACCTACTGCGTAAAGAACCCATATGCAGAAATATTTGCTACCAAGTGCACCAGTAAATCCCCAATGTAAATGCAAAATAAACCTATGGAAAGAATTTGGTCCCCGGGAACAGAGGCAACTATGCCATTATATGATAGAAAATGAACATACACAACTTTTTGATAAAGTTGACTTTATTAAATTTAGTGATCCTTAACCTCTTGGGTTTTTCATTTAAAACTTCTGTTTACATTAGCTGATGAAAATGCAGTATGCTGCTAGGACAAAAAAGAGACTGTCAAGTGTCACAGGGCCAAATCCCAGCTACAACACCTAGCGTGTGCCCATTTACTCCAGCTAGATGTGGACGATTACTCCGCACCTGTGCTTGCGGCCGTAGCAAGCTTCAGGGTGGATTAGTCAAGATGCATGGAGCCTTGCCGGACACCACCGTTATcacaaatatattttaaaaaactgCAATCCTAAGTAATAAAATTTACAAGAATACAAGCTTGATCTAAGACCTCCAACCCAATTTCCAGCATAGTCTAGAAAACCAAATCCGAGAAAACTTAAGAACATGTTTTCTAAAGTATTTCCCTTTAACCATGGCACCAGCTTATTGGTCGAACGGTCATTTGATTTTTGTAACAAGCAAAGCTTGATTATGTCTTCAGCTAAACAAATAAGTCAGTGTTTTCAATTGAAGATGCCATGTAGAAGGATTAACCAACATAAAGAAGGCCAATGGCAAACATTACCTAATGGAAAGAGACCTCCGAATCCCCCAATTCCAGGTGCCAATTTGGCTATTCTCCTCACAAGCTCTGACCCTGCATCAATGTCCACGCCAGCATCCTTATATGTAAGACTGCTGGGCTCATCTGAAGCAGTATCAACTTGACTGGCACTAGCAGTAACCGAGAACGTAATGCTTCTCTCCCTGTTACTTTTAGCATGAAGATCTTTGCATAAAGGCAATACCTTCTTTGAGAAGCCTTGGAGCTTGGGTACACATGATCTTGGTTCAAAGATAGATGATTTTGGACGACAAATAGGGGACGCAGCAATGCACTGTGATATCTCTAAATTTGCTCCATAAGACGTGTTCATGGCAACCCAAGGGAAAAAGTTGCTTGAAACTAAATAACCTAAGAAAAAGAACATATTTAAAGGCTTATCCAGAATTTAAATTTGATTGGTTCAACctttaggctcttaccattgaTCCCGTTACACTTTTGAAATTACTGGTTAGAAATTAGTATATTTTTTAATCTTTTAGTGATTTTTTTCACACAAAAAAAAATACCTGAACCAGTTGACATTCAGCAGCTTAACATGTTAGAAGCAGGTAAACATGACCAAATTTTTTGTAGAATAACAATAAGCTCTTCAAACAAATAGGCTCACAAATTAACACATGGAGTGTTCTTGCTCCAAATAACAGACTTGACAGACGAACAACACAGGACTGAAAAGGGTGATAACGAATACCACATTAATCAATTTCGAACCTCAACATAACAACTAGTACTAGTAAAAACAGAAAAATAATTAATCAGATAATGGGTGCGGAGCAGAAATAATAGCAATTGAAAGTAACGCATACAGATTATAGAGAACgagaacaaaaaagaaaaaagaagagagaagaagcAGCAGCAAAAGGAAagggaagataaaagaaaaacaacaCGAGAAGAAAAGTGAGAAGGAAATCAACACCTGCTAACGAAGATAGGAAGAGGAACTAGACAGTATTAGTTGTTCAGGAGAATTCGAGTACAGCGGGTTGGAACTTGCCCTAAATTCTTTCACTTCTTTTTCAATATTGCGATTCAGCCCTCATATTAGTTAACTAGTGAATTTgttctcgggaagatcatgaaaaacctaaataatttttttgtgttatctgttatgaatatattatattatgggatgttcatttagtactccgttgtaaataagcttcctgaaaaaGTTTATCCATATAAGACTCCGtcataaatatatttatctatttagtactctattagaAATAAGCCTCTTGaataagcttatcctttcggtactccgctatggataaatattatccatgatagaagattatctatatctggcataacagtttagagcagcagcttacacagcagcttgcagtagcagcttacacagcagcttcctttcttctataaatagaggagaattcagttcattatgtacagaagtttgaaatttgaataatatatcagtttctctctatacttgtctttactttacagtctttattttataacacgttatcagcacgagactctgccatctcgagcaaatactttgaaagtataagaggtacgaactttctttttctaaataatgtcaaatctttctaaacttgagtttatagccctggatatatcgggcaaaagctacatgtcttgggtgcttgatgccgaaattcatcttgatgcgatgggtctggcagataccatcaaagataaaaatcaggcatcaaaccaagaccgtgccaaagcaatgatattcctactccatcaccttgatgagggcctgaaaatggaatatcttactgttaaagatccagtcatactgtggagtaatttgaaagatagatatgaccacctgaagatggtcgttcttccacatgcacgctatgattggactcatctaaggttacaagattttaaatctatcagtgagtataattctgttatgttcagaattatttctcaattgaaactatgtggtgataatattactgatcatgatatgttggagaaaactttcaccac
This region of Nicotiana tomentosiformis chromosome 4, ASM39032v3, whole genome shotgun sequence genomic DNA includes:
- the LOC104115492 gene encoding phosphoribosylformylglycinamidine cyclo-ligase, chloroplastic/mitochondrial isoform X2 codes for the protein MNTSYGANLEISQCIAASPICRPKSSIFEPRSCVPKLQGFSKKVLPLCKDLHAKSNRERSITFSVTASASQVDTASDEPSSLTYKDAGVDIDAGSELVRRIAKLAPGIGGFGGLFPLGDSYLVAGTDGVGTKLKLAFETGIHDTIGIDLVAMSVNDIVTSGAKPLFFLDYFATSRLDVDLAEKVIKGIVDGCQQSDCALLGGETAEMPDFYAEGEYDLSGFAVGIVKKDSVIDGKSIKVGDVLIGLPSSGVHSNGFSLVRRVLKQSGLSLKDQLPGETITLGEALIAPTVIYVKQVLDIISKGGVKGIAHITGGGFTDNIPRVFPKGLGAIIYEDSWAVPPVFKWIQKAGRIEDAEMMRTFNMGIGMVLVVSPEAADRILGEGQKTGIVYRIGEVVKGDGVSYS
- the LOC104115492 gene encoding phosphoribosylformylglycinamidine cyclo-ligase, chloroplastic/mitochondrial isoform X1 → MSTGSGYLVSSNFFPWVAMNTSYGANLEISQCIAASPICRPKSSIFEPRSCVPKLQGFSKKVLPLCKDLHAKSNRERSITFSVTASASQVDTASDEPSSLTYKDAGVDIDAGSELVRRIAKLAPGIGGFGGLFPLGDSYLVAGTDGVGTKLKLAFETGIHDTIGIDLVAMSVNDIVTSGAKPLFFLDYFATSRLDVDLAEKVIKGIVDGCQQSDCALLGGETAEMPDFYAEGEYDLSGFAVGIVKKDSVIDGKSIKVGDVLIGLPSSGVHSNGFSLVRRVLKQSGLSLKDQLPGETITLGEALIAPTVIYVKQVLDIISKGGVKGIAHITGGGFTDNIPRVFPKGLGAIIYEDSWAVPPVFKWIQKAGRIEDAEMMRTFNMGIGMVLVVSPEAADRILGEGQKTGIVYRIGEVVKGDGVSYS